In one window of Henckelia pumila isolate YLH828 chromosome 1, ASM3356847v2, whole genome shotgun sequence DNA:
- the LOC140860805 gene encoding uncharacterized protein, translating to MLISGPKQPGNDIDVYLDVLVEDLQRLWEGVDGVYDAYRKQFFTLKAVLLWTINDFPAYGNLSGCITHGYFACPVCGENTYAQHLENGRKMSFFGHRRFLPRFHPYRSQTKEFNGVEEHGETPTPLSGVTLYDKLSNIKFEFGKKISVKGKKRKKEKENNVEGRKTKDNVAARLDMLQMGVRPELRPKFGEKRTYLPPSACSFTKKEKLQVCQSLMDIKVPEGYSSNMKNLVFMSELKLSGMKSHDCHVLMQHFLPILIRDALPKHVRYAIIRLCFLFKDICSKVIDVAKLDKLQSDLVVTLCLLEQYFPPSFFDVMVHLTVHLVREVRLCGPICFRWMYPFEICIKVFKSYVGSRKHPEGCIVQRYSAEEAIEFCSEYLNGVDPVGIPQSIRDPNSNVPDFLACNTPMTVRQSDMLQAHLTVLENTGEVFPYIIEHKTFLKSIFPKKEKDERWIQDAHNKRFIDWFRAKVAAEIDSRNGGTTSTLTWLAHGPRSQVIKYSSYVVNSNLYQTKARDDERLCQNSGVSLVANTMLVISAKDKNPLMADVSFYGVIEKIWELDYHQFQVSLFKCAWVANDKGVINNDECGFTLVNLNKRGHRNDEFVLASQVNQVFYIDDPARKGWSIVLPVPNRCYEGEDDCSTNIPETRPIDNVVTHEIPVHGRYFRTEHEGVWEANRKK from the exons ATGCTCATTTCTGGACCTAAACAGCCAGGTAACGATATAGATGTCTACCTTGATGTGCTAGTTGAAGATTTGCAACGATTGTGGGAAGGAGTTGATGGTGTCTATGATGCTTATCGAAAACAGTTTTTCACTCTTAAAGCAGTTTTATTATGGACCATCAATGACTTTCCTGCCTATGGTAACCTTAGTGGATGTATTACACATGGTTATTTTGCATGTCCAGTATGCGGAGAAAATACTTATGCACAGCATTTGGAAAATGGGAGGAAAATGTCATTTTTTGGTCATAGACGATTCTTACCACGGTTTCATCCCTATCGAAGCCAAACTAAGGAGTTCAATGGCGTAGAAGAACATGGAGAAACACCTACACCATTATCTGGGGTTACCTTATATGACAAGCTTTCAAACATAAAGTTTGAGTTTGGAAAGAAGATCAGTGTGAAAGGTAAAAAGAGAAAGAAGGAGAAGGAGAATAATGTGGAAGGCA GAAAAACTAAGGACAATGTGGCAGCTAGGTTGGACATGCTTCAAATGGGAGTTAGGCCTGAATTGAGACCTAAATTTGGTGAGAAAAGAACATATCTTCCTCCTAGTGCATGCTCATTCACAAAAAAAGAGAAGTTACAAGTGTGCCAGTCGTTAATGGATATAAAAGTTCCAGAAGGTTACTCATCGAACATGAAGAATCTTGTGTTCATGTCTGAGCTGAAGTTGTCTGGCATGAAATCTCATGATTGTCATGTTCTAATGCAGCATTTCCTACCAATACTCATACGTGATGCGCTGCCAAAACATGTTAGATACGCAATCATAAGATTATGCTTCTTATTCAAAGATATTTGTAGTAAGGTTATAGATGTAGCCAAGTTAGATAAGCTGCAATCTGACTTGGTTGTTACGCTCTGCTTATTGGAGCAGTATTTTCCCCCTTCTTTCTTTGATGTTATGGTGCACTTAACAGTCCATCTTGTTCGAGAAGTCCGATTATGTGGACCTATTTGCTTCCGGTGGATGTATCCATTCGAAATATGCATAAAAGTGTTTAAGAGTTATGTAGGCAGTCGAAAACATCCTGAAGGTTGCATTGTTCAGAGATATTCAGCAGAAGAAGCAATTGAGTTTTGTTCTGAATACCTCAATGGAGTTGATCCTGTTGGGATCCCTCAATCAATCCGAGACCCCAATTCAAACGTTCCTGACTTCTTAGCATGTAACACACCAATGACAGTGCGACAAAGTGATATGCTACAAGCACATTTGACTGTGCTGGAAAATACTGGAGAAGTATTTCCCTACATAAT TGAGCACAAGACCTTTCTGAAATCAATATTTCCGAAAAAAGAGAAAGATGAAAGATGGATACAAGATGCCCACAATAAGAGGTTCATTGACTGGTTTCGTGCAAAG gtGGCTGCTGAAATAGACAGCCGCAATGGTGGAACGACATCGACATTGACATGGTTGGCTCATGGACCACGCTCCCAAGTCATCAAGTATAGTAGTTATGTGGTAAATAGCAATTTATACCAGACAAAGGCGCGAGATGATGAGAGACTTTGCCAAAACAGTGGGGTTTCTCTAGTTGCAAACACCATGCTTGTTATTAGTGCCAAAGATAAAAATCCTTTGATGGCTGATGTGTCTTTCTATGGAGTGATTGAAAAAATATGGGAGTTGGACTATCATCAATTtcaagtttcacttttcaagtgtgCTTGGGTTGCGAATGACAAAGGAGTAATAAACAACGACGAATGTGGCTTCACCTTGGTCAATTTGAACAAAAGAGGGCACAGGAATGATGAATTTGTCCTTGCAAGTCAAGTCAATCAAGTCTTTTATATTGATGACCCAGCAAGAAAAGGATGGTCTATTGTGCTCCCAGTGCCAAATAGGTGTTATGAGGGGGAGGATGATTGTTCGACTAATATTCCCGAGACCCGACCAATTGACAATGTTGTTACTCATGAAATTCCCGTTCATGGAAGATACTTTAGAACAGAACACGAGGGTGTCTGGGAAGCAAACAGAAAAAAATGA